A genomic window from Dama dama isolate Ldn47 chromosome 6, ASM3311817v1, whole genome shotgun sequence includes:
- the C6H4orf36 gene encoding uncharacterized protein C4orf36 homolog → MAYGLQRKNGVEKLLRCNCYKVQEPWELALLTKTWYTKLANIKLPFLEEIAFGSCVHLKKCKTIKDGLLPSAESIRCEREYEMKRLNNLKCQENEVKKIQFSLRERPIGLRRPLPPK, encoded by the exons ATGGCTTATGGCTTGCAAAGAAAGAATGGAGTAGAAAAGCTTTTGCGCTGCAATTGTTATAAAGT ACAGGAACCCTGGGAACTTGCACTACTCACAAAGACGTGGTACACGAAACTAGCCAACATCAAGTTGCCTTTCTTGGAAGAAATTGCATTTGGTAGCTGTGTACACCTCAAAAAATGCAAAACCATTAAGGATGGTCTGCTCCCTTCAGCAGAAT ccatCCGATGTGAAAGGGAGTATGAAATGAAGCGCTTGAATAACCTGAAATGTCAGGAAAATGAAGTCAAGAAAATTCAGTTTTCCCTAAGGGAAAGGCCAATTGGTTTGAGAAGACCTCTTCCACCTAAGTGA